Proteins from one Candidatus Nitrospira nitrosa genomic window:
- the msbA gene encoding lipid A export permease/ATP-binding protein MsbA → MSGVERFKRLMQYVRPYRARFVGGFVCSGLVALSTGVYAWLARPVLDGIFIEKDERLLLVLPLALLGIAAVKAVFSYGVNYLMAYVSNQVVADIRQELFQQLMRLPVGFHDSNTSGRLVSRVVNDVGLMANAASNVVKDTFQNALTFLAMVGIILYQDWRLAGISLIVLPLAGLTMVRVGKRLKKLAASGQEQMGDMSSTLQEIFAGIRVVKAFGREDAEGERFRERNRAYLSTTLKTNQVWAIGHSHMEIIGVISVATLIWYGGYLVINGTMTPGAFFSFMAAMILAYTPIRKLSGSNNLIQQALAAAERVFEMLDMKTEQSHDHGTAPLMGIKQAIEFQGVSLRYENHTISALTDIDLVIKPGEVIALVGSSGSGKTSLVSLLPRFYEPTAGRILIDGFPLASYELQSLRAHIGIVSQEIVLFDDAIRRNIAFGRTGASQADVEQAAKLAYAHDFILRLPEGYESVIGERGLKLSGGERQRLAIARAILRDPPLLILDEATSALDTESERIVQLALANLMKNRTTLVIAHRLSTIQNADRIVVLERGAIVEIGTHEELLRQGGTYHRLHTMQFQSEELPR, encoded by the coding sequence ATGTCGGGCGTAGAGCGGTTTAAACGGCTTATGCAGTATGTCCGCCCATATCGGGCGAGGTTTGTGGGCGGGTTTGTGTGCTCCGGCCTGGTGGCGCTCTCGACCGGGGTGTACGCATGGCTAGCTCGCCCGGTGCTCGACGGCATCTTTATCGAAAAAGATGAACGGCTGCTGTTGGTCTTGCCCTTGGCGCTGTTGGGGATCGCGGCCGTGAAGGCGGTGTTCAGCTATGGGGTGAACTATCTTATGGCCTATGTCAGCAATCAAGTGGTGGCCGATATTCGCCAAGAGTTGTTTCAGCAGCTCATGCGGTTGCCGGTTGGGTTTCATGATTCGAACACCTCCGGCCGCTTGGTTTCTCGAGTCGTCAACGACGTGGGATTGATGGCGAATGCAGCCTCGAACGTCGTCAAAGACACCTTCCAGAATGCACTCACGTTTCTCGCCATGGTCGGGATCATCCTCTATCAGGATTGGAGATTGGCCGGTATCTCCCTCATCGTGCTTCCACTGGCCGGCCTGACGATGGTGCGTGTGGGGAAACGGTTGAAGAAATTAGCTGCCAGCGGACAAGAGCAGATGGGCGACATGTCGTCGACGCTGCAAGAAATCTTCGCGGGTATCCGAGTCGTCAAAGCCTTTGGCCGTGAAGATGCGGAAGGGGAGCGATTCCGAGAACGGAACCGCGCCTATCTCTCCACGACGTTAAAAACGAATCAAGTGTGGGCGATCGGTCATTCCCACATGGAAATTATCGGTGTGATCAGCGTCGCCACACTGATCTGGTATGGTGGTTATCTCGTGATCAACGGAACGATGACTCCCGGCGCGTTCTTTTCGTTTATGGCGGCTATGATTTTAGCCTATACACCGATTCGAAAGTTGTCGGGGTCGAACAACTTGATTCAGCAGGCACTGGCGGCGGCGGAACGCGTTTTTGAGATGTTGGACATGAAAACGGAACAGTCTCACGATCACGGGACAGCCCCGTTGATGGGGATCAAGCAGGCCATTGAATTTCAGGGCGTGTCCTTGCGCTATGAGAACCACACGATTTCCGCCCTGACCGATATTGATCTGGTCATTAAGCCGGGTGAAGTGATTGCCCTGGTGGGGAGCAGTGGGAGTGGAAAGACCTCATTGGTGAGTTTGCTGCCACGGTTTTATGAGCCGACAGCTGGGCGCATTCTCATCGATGGCTTTCCGTTGGCCTCATATGAGTTGCAGTCACTGCGCGCGCATATTGGCATCGTTTCCCAAGAAATCGTCTTGTTCGATGATGCCATCCGACGAAACATCGCGTTCGGACGGACTGGTGCGAGCCAAGCGGATGTGGAGCAGGCTGCCAAACTGGCGTATGCCCACGACTTTATTCTCCGTCTTCCTGAGGGCTATGAATCGGTCATCGGGGAGCGTGGGCTCAAGTTATCGGGAGGTGAGCGCCAACGACTGGCTATTGCTCGCGCCATTCTTCGTGATCCGCCGCTGTTGATTCTGGATGAGGCGACTTCAGCGCTGGATACGGAGTCTGAACGGATCGTGCAATTGGCGCTCGCGAATCTGATGAAGAATCGGACGACTCTGGTGATTGCGCATCGGCTCTCCACGATCCAAAATGCCGATCGCATTGTGGTCTTGGAACGCGGAGCCATTGTTGAAATTGGGACACACGAGGAATTGCTTCGACAGGGCGGAACCTATCACCGGCTCCATACGATGCAGTTCCAATCCGAGGAGTTGCCACGCTGA